A single genomic interval of Lucilia cuprina isolate Lc7/37 chromosome 2, ASM2204524v1, whole genome shotgun sequence harbors:
- the LOC111678648 gene encoding dual 3',5'-cyclic-AMP and -GMP phosphodiesterase 11 has translation MFLDLDFVERFHIDYEVLCRWLLSVKKNYRNVTYHNWRHAFNVAQMMFAILTISHHGQATQWWKIFGEIECLALIIACLCHDLDHRGTNNSFQIKASSPLAQLYSTSTMEHHHFDQCLMILNSPGNQILANLSSEDYCRVIKVLEDAILSTDLAVYLRKRGTFLQCVQEQPMSYWVDEEPRALLRAMSMTVCDLSAITKPWDIEKRVADLVSSEFFEQGDMEKQELNITPIDIMNREKEDELPMMQVGFIDSICLPIYEAFSQLSDKLEPLVEGVRDNRQHWIALAEGVETKQNKKSNGIVRNKNQRNTHTKSMTIPTDVTPTPNSDLNNELQTENDDDAIDVDQYTENDADEDETGIEADDDDSETELLQEHSTICYSTASSRLSTPPPTGEEDSSPNSPTKKGSLTETQAQMIAANVDSLNSNILRQRNSSTSSSCRNCECMRVRKTSSLKGANEIIRSNDSNRSYSKSTPSMTNCGTGAGHQQSATAQHQQSHHHQHHHNNSSTSSSNSHHHHGHHHHHHHHHHSHHHSSSASSTGGGGHVGGGLTTTGAGLNLSNQSTLSESDKIPKIVGKLGNLDTNFQHITTTSNGCAAYAAVPNGHFNYLPNNVLSRRHSETNGTATLTTNFFNNTNATTTTPPTTSSSTSTTTKTSQSITTTPQTPICDK, from the exons ATGTTTTTGGATTTAGATTTCGTTGAACGTTTCCATATTGACTACGAGGTATTGTGTCGCTGGCTATTGAGTGTCAAGAAAAATTATCGTAATGTCACTTATCACAATTGGCGACATGCCTTTAATGTTGCCCAAATGATGTTTGCCATTTTAACG ATTTCCCATCATGGACAGGCCACGCAATGGTGGAAGATATTTGGTGAAATTGAATGTTTGGCATTGATAATAGCCTGTTTATGCCATGACTTAGATCATCGGGGGACCAATAACTCATTTCAAATtaa agCTTCTTCACCTTTGGCTCAATTGTATTCCACCTCTACCATGGAACATCACCATTTCGATCAGTGTTTAATGATCTTAAACAGTCCTGGTAATCAAATTTTGGCGAATTTATCTTCAGAGGATTATTGTCGTGTCATTAAAGTATTAGAAGATGCTATTTTATCTACCGATTTAGCAGTTTATTTAAG aaaacgtGGCACCTTTTTGCAATGCGTTCAGGAGCAACCCATGAGCTATTGGGTTGATGAAGAGCCTAGAGCTTTATTGCGTGCCATGAGCATGACCGTTTGTGATTTATCTGCCATAACGAAACCGTGGGATATCGAAAAACGTGTAGCCGATTTGGTTAGTTCGGAATTTTTCGAACAGGGTGATATGGAAAAACAGGAATTGAACATAACGCCTATT GACATTATGAACCGTGAAAAGGAAGACGAGTTACCCATGATGCAGGTTGGCTTTATTGATTCCATATGCTTGCCAATATATGAG GCATTTTCACAACTTTCTGATAAACTAGAACCTCTGGTTGAGGGAGTTCGCGACAATCGCCAACACTGGATTGCACTCGCCGAAGGTGTGGAAActaaacagaacaaaaaaagCAATGGCATCgtaagaaataaaaaccaaCGCAATACACACACCAAAAGTATGACAATTCCAACGGATGTCACGCCCACACCAAATAGTGATCTCAACAATGAATTGCAAACcgaaaatgatgatgatgccATAGATGTGGATCAATACACTGAAAATGATGCTGATGAAGATGAGACGGGCATAGAGGCAGATGATGATGATTCAGAGACGGAACTATTGCAAGAGCATTCAACTATTTGTTATTCTACTGCCTCGAGTAGATTGTCAACACCACCTCCCACGGGGGAAGAGGATAGTTCGCCGAATTCACCCACCAAAAAGGGTTCCCTAACCGAAACACAGGCCCAGATGATAGCCGCCAATGTGGACAGTCTTAATTCGAACATATTAAGGCAGCGCAATTCCTCGACTTCGTCCTCCTGTAGGAACTGTGAGTGTATGCGTGTTCGCAAGACCTCCTCACTAAAGGGAGCCAATGAAATTATACGTTCAAACGATAGTAATAGATCCTATAGTAAAAGTACACCCTCAATGACAAACTGTGGCACTGGTGCGGGTCATCAACAGAGTGCTACAGCACAACATCAACAgagtcatcatcatcagcatcatcataACAATTCCTCCACATCGTCGTCTAACTCACATCATCATCAtggtcatcatcatcaccaccaccaccatcatcacTCACATCATCACAGTAGCAGTGCTAGTAGTACAGGTGGTGGTGGCCATGTTGGCGGCGGTCTAACAACAACCGGAGCCGGTTTAAATTTATCCAACCAGTCCACACTTTCGGAAAGtgataaaataccaaaaatcgTTGGTAAGTTAGGAAATCTCGATacaaattttcaacatattACGACTACCTCTAATGGTTGTGCTGCCTATGCGGCCGTACCCAATGGTCATTTCAATTACTTGCCAAATAACGTATTATCACGTCGTCATTCGGAAACGAATGGGACTGCAACTCTTACCaccaatttctttaataataccaatgcaactacaacaacaccaccaacaacatcatcatcaacatcaacaacaacaaaaacaagtcaATCTATAACAACCACGCCCCAAACGCCTATatgtgataaataa
- the LOC111678642 gene encoding uncharacterized protein LOC111678642 → MEKQQFLIGLILWCLCAPVHLLRTPEDLEPIALKALQLERARSLTACDDDHVESATATTYDVCPPSKYRLPTGECNNVSHRKWGARGDVFLRLLAPDYADGISQPRSSHGTHALPDAEFVIEQLQKHIDPEVRHPHITAMLPAWGQLLANDLIEVSQLPMEGKCCKSSTERNPDEVEQCYVRSGADCKEYRRSAPGFDSESCSKHKREQMNVASAYIDASGLYGSTMQDYQEIRTYISGGVKVHACKYCTVPGATGALHRALLQEHNQIAEQLAHLNSDWSEEDVFLETKRIITAQIQHITYNEFLPLVLGQETTAKEGLRLAAEKHSTNYSSTNRGGIYNEFATSAMPAFLTMYPPEMLSYTMSSSQLLSVAALQKSLIPATANKEGWTDLALAIHRARDHGIPSYVEALDLCEKRFTDNANITFDNLHKYSRIPEEHITTLRDIYQTANDVDLLTGALLEDPAVGALFGPTVSCLLSLQFEQLKKTDRFWYENDLPPSSFTLDQLKAIRQTTLSGLLCASNQVHEAQSKAFIREDNFLNTLLKCDQIHKFDLRPWLNNPEEEESIEHVEIEPVVKEVMSELNPELLEAAVERAKIELEERKRFEYESWMAQGGISAKSPDGVAASFSKASRNALLLANSSLMFELASNEILNTLTSINRRKRQVFDSGLHFNRNELTETLQTIDINSFLQNRPVKDECDDPPVACDTTTPFRTFSGYCNNLRNPNWGKSLTTFSRLLPAQYDDGISKPRLLAITGAPLPNPRTISTVIHPDISNLHTRYSLMVMQYAQFLDHDLTLTPIHKGFHESIPSCRRCDSKQTVHPECNPFPVPAGDYYYPEVNVTSGERLCFPSMRSLPGQLTLGPRDQINQNTHFLDASMVYGENPCLANKLRGFNGRLNSTIHPVRGKELLPQTNSNPECKSRSNLCFIAGDERSSEQPGLTAIHTIFLREHNRIVEGLRGVNPHWTGDQLYHHARRIVSAQVQHLTFNEFLPRILSWNAVNLYGLKLLPQGYYKDYNPSCSPIIFNEFATAAFRIGHSLLRPHIPRLSPQHQPVDPPILLRDGFFRMDALLQPGIIDEIMRGLVATPMETLDQFITGEVTNHLFEDRKIPFSGVDLIALNIQRGRDHGLPSYNNYRALCNLKRASNWNDLSREIPTEVINRFKKIYPTVDDIDLFPGAMTERPLQGGLVGPTLACIIGIQFRQLRKCDRFWYENQNPEVKFTEAQLAEIRKTTLAKITCENLEIPGDMQRAAFDLPSNFLNPRVPCHSMPQIDLSAWRENVQGCQIGNRHVRVGESAFPSPCTSCVCSTEGAQCASLRITDCGQLIRQWPKEAILRDEVCNSQCGIYLNGQNGNFNAQSRQSQVPPSRVQRSRPQNLFKFPDLTPFIASL, encoded by the exons GTGTTTATGCGCTCCCGTACATCTGCTACGCACCCCAGAAGATCTCGAACCTATTGCGCTTAAAGCTTTGCAGCTTGAGAGAGCACGCTCTTTAACCGCCTGCGATGATGATCATGTAGAGAGCGCCACTGCCACCACTTATGATGTTTGCCCACCGAGTAAATATCGTTTGCCTACTGGTGAATGTAATAATGTATCGCATCGTAAATGGGGTGCTCGTGGTGATGTTTTCCTACGTTTATTGGCGCCTGACTATGCCGATGGCATTAGTCAGCCCAGAAGTTCGCATGGTACCCATGCTTTACCCGATGCTGAGTTCGTCATTGAACAACTGCAAAAACATATTGATCCTGAAGTCAGACATCCTCATATTACCGCTATGTTACCGGCTTGGGGTCAATTATTGGCCAATGATTTGATAGAGGTCAGTCAGCTGCCGATGGAAGGTAAATGTTGTAAATCTTCAACAGAACGTAATCCAGACGAAGTTGAACAATGCTATGTACGTTCTGGTGCGGATTGTAAGGAATACAGACGTTCAGCACCCGGCTTTGATTCAGAATCTTGCTCTAAAC atAAACGTGAACAAATGAATGTAGCTTCTGCCTATATTGATGCCAGTGGTTTGTATGGTTCCACCATGCAAGATTATCAGGAAATTCGCACTTATATTAGTGGTGGTGTTAAGGTACATGCCTGTAAGTATTGCACAGTTCCAGGTGCCACAGGTGCTTTGCATCGTGCTTTGTTACAAGAACACAATCAAATTGCCGAACAATTGGCTCATTTGAATTCGGACTGGTCCGAAGAGGATGTATTTTTGGAAACCAAACGCATTATTACTGCTCAAATTCAACATATTACTTACAACGAATTTTTACCCTTGGTTTTGGGTCAAGAAACTACAGCCAAAGAAGGTTTAAG aCTTGCTGCTGAAAAACACTCGACCAACTATTCCAGTACAAATCGTGGTGgtatttataatgaatttgCTACCAGCGCCATGCCTGCCTTTTTGACCATGTATCCTCCAGAAATG CTTTCCTATACCATGTCCTCTTCACAACTATTGTCCGTAGCTGCTTTACAAAAATCTCTAATACCCGCGACCGCCAACAAAGAAGGCTGGACTGATTTAGCTTTGGCTATACATCGTGCTCGTGATCATGGTATTCCTTCCTATGTTGAGGCTTTGGATTTGTGTGAAAAACGTTTCACTGATAATGCCAATATAACTTTCGATAACTTGCACAAATACTCACGCATTCCAGAAGAACATATTACCACTTTAAGGGATATTTATCAAACAGCCAATGATGTGGATTTGTTGACGGGTGCTCTCTTGGAAGATCCTGCTGTAGGTGCCTTATTTGGTCCCACTGTTTCCTGTTTGTTGTCTTTGCAATTTGAACAACttaagaaaactgatcgtttcTGGTATGAAAATGATTTGCCTCCCTCCTCATTTACTTTGGATCAGTTAAAGGCTATCAGACAGACTACTTTGTCCGGCTTGTTGTGTGCATCCAATCAAGTGCATGAGGCCCAATCGAAGGCTTTCATTAGAGAAGATAATTTCTT AAATACTTTGTTGAAATGTGATCAAATCCATAAATTTGATTTACGTCCCTGGTTGAATAATCCCGAGGAAGAAGAATCTATTGAACATGTTGAAATTGAACCTGTAGTCAAGGAAGTTATGAGTGAATTGAATCCCGAACTCTTGGAGGCAGCTGTCGAAAGAGCTAAGATCGAATTGGAAGAACGTAAACGTTTTGAATATGAATCCTGGATGGCAC AGGGTGGCATTAGCGCCAAATCTCCTGATGGTGTAGCCGCTTCTTTCAGCAAGGCTAGCCGCAATGCTTTATTATTGGCCAACTCTTCGTTGATGTTTGAATTGGCTTCCAATGAGATTTTGAATACTTTAACCTCCATTAATAGACGTAAACGTCAAGTCTTTGATTCTGGCTTGCACTTCAATCGCAATGAGTTGACCGAAACTTTACAAACCATTGATATTAATAGCTTCTTACAAAATCGACCAGTCAAAGATGAATGTGATGATCCACCAGTAGCCTGTGATACTACTACACCGTTCCGTACTTTCAGCGGTTATTGTAATAATTTGCGCAATCCCAACTGGGGCAAATCTTTAACAACCTTCTCTCGTCTTTTGCCGGCTCAATATGATGATGGTATTTCCAAACCAAGGCTATTAGCTATTACTGGAGCTCCTCTTCCTAATCCCAGAACTATTTCCACTGTTATTCATCCTGATATTTCTAATCTACACACCCGTTACTCTTTGATGGTGATGCAGTATGCTCAATTCTTGGATCACGATTTGACTTTGACACCCATTCACAAAGGTTTCCACGAATCTATTCCCAGCTGTAGAAGATGTGACTCTAAGCAAACTGTACATCCAGAATGTAATCCCTTCCCTGTGCCGGCCGGTGATTACTATTATCCTGAAGTGAATGTTACCAGCGGTGAACGTTTGTGTTTCCCCTCTATGAGATCTTTGCCTGGACAATTGACTTTGGGTCCTCGTGATCAAATCAATCAAAATACTCACTTTTTGGATGCGTCTATGGTCTATGGTGAAAATCCCTGCTTGGCAAACAAATTGCGTGGCTTCAATGGTCGTTTGAACTCTACCATCCATCCTGTAAGAGGCAAGGAGTTGTTGCCCCAAACTAATAGCAATCCCGAATGTAAATCACGTAGCAATCTCTGCTTTATTGCCGGTGATGAACGTTCATCCGAACAGCCAGGTCTTACCGCAATTCATACGATCTTCCTACGTGAACACAATCGTATTGTTGAGGGCTTGAGAGGTGTTAATCCTCACTGGACTGGTGATCAATTGTATCATCATGCTAGACGTATTGTTAGTGCCCAAGTTCAACATTTGACATTCAATGAGTTCCTACCACGTATTCTCAGTTGGAATGCCGTCAATTTGTATGGTTTGAAATTGTTGCCTCAAGGTTATTACAAGGATTACAATCCATCATGTTCACCCATTATCTTCAATGAATTTGCTACCGCTGCCTTCCGTATTGGTCACTCGCTGTTGAGACCTCATATTCCTCGTTTAAGTCCTCAGCATCAACCCGTTGATCCTCCAATTTTGTTGCGTGATGGTTTCTTCAGAATGGATGCTTTATTGCAG CCTGGCATTATTGATGAAATTATGCGTGGTTTGGTGGCTACTCCTATGGAAACATTGGATCAATTTATTACCGGTGAAGTTACTAACCATTTGTTCGAAGATCGCAAGATTCCCTTCTCTGGAGTGGATTTGATTGCATTGAATATTCAAAGAG GTCGCGATCATGGCCTTCCTTCCTATAACAACTATCGTGCCTTGTGTAATTTGAAGAGAGCCTCAAACTGGAACGATTTAAGTCGTGAAATACCCACTGAAGTTATTAATCGTTTTAAGAAAATCTATCCTACTGTTGATGATATTGATCTATTCCCTGGCGCTATGACTGAAAGACCTTTACAAGGCGGTTTAGTAGGACCCACATTGGCCTGTATCATTGGTATACAATTCAGACAGTTGAGAAAATGTGATAGATTCTG gtATGAAAATCAAAATCCTGAAGTTAAATTTACTGAAGCCCAATTGGCTGAAATTCGTAAGACCACCTTGGCTAAGATTACTTGTGAAAATTTGGAAATTCCCGGTGATATGCAACGTGCTGCTTTCGATTTGCCCAGTAACTTCTT AAATCCTCGTGTACCTTGTCACTCTATGCCTCAAATTGATTTGAGTGCTTGGCGCGAAAATGTTCAAGGCTGTCAAATTGGCAATCGTCATGTAAGAGTAGGAGAATCTGCCTTCCCCTCACCCTGTACCAGCTGTGTTTGTTCCACAGAAGGA GCCCAATGTGCTTCTCTGCGCATTACCGATTGCGGTCAACTGATTAGACAATGGCCCAAAGAAGCTATTCTACGCGATGAAGTCTGCAATTCGCAATGTGGTATTTACCTCAATGGTCAAAATGGCAATTTCAATGCCCAGTCACGTCAATCGCAAGTACCACCCTCACGTGTACAACGCTCAAGGCCTCAAAATCTATTCAAATTTCCCGATCTTACACCCTTCATAGCATCATTGTAA